Sequence from the Osmia bicornis bicornis chromosome 13, iOsmBic2.1, whole genome shotgun sequence genome:
ATTGATTAGGTAATTAATTGCAGTATGTGATAGAGTCACGCAATTGCAACCAGTTTaacttgaaattaaaacaagatTTGTATAAATTATGATGCTCGATAATTTGAAACATTCCTGTGAATTCAATTTTGAGATTTCTGATACTATTGATTTCATTTGCGTGACCGAACAACtaacaaatataatatattttaaactcACCGTTGAACGAATTCGATCGGCTTCTGGCTGGCCAGCAGATCTTGCAGAAAGGTTTCAGAATGCGAAATCTTGGTCGTGACATCCTCAGTAATACGTAGATGTACGGATCCAGGGTGAAATGAATGCAAAGAAGGATGTCGGCTGCCACGTGGAACATACGAATTAATTTTCGCGCTAACATCGCCTTCTGAGGTAACTGCATCGAGAACTGAGCCAGTGGAATGGAAATCTGTTGAAATAATAGATCAACCCTTTCagttccttgaaccagaacacAGAGGATAAAGGAATTGATTAAAGAAAAGGGTGAGCAGATGACGTAAAAGTACTACTACACAAAAGGAACAATTGAATACAAGATTGATCTCATTAATAACTGTTCACGAGAAGGGTGAACGCAAAATGGTTACGTGAAAACGgcatgaatattttataaaacattaaaCTTGGCAATCGATATCGCCCGATTCCATAGCTTGGTTACAAAACAGTCCATTATATTTGAGGGTGTGTTTgctaaaaataattgtatcgTCAGAATCAATAGGAACCCGCCTGTTTACCAAAGGGACAACGACAGAAATACACAGTGGAAAATTTGCTCATGGTTTCTTTAAACTCTTCCACCTACGAATCGTTAGCGGATAACATCGGTGTTACGAGTATCGATCGCTACTTGATCGTACGTGAAGATATTCTAAACTAAATCGTTTGGTTTTAACCTTCGCCGGATGTGCGTCACGTTTGCAACTTTGCAACTAGTCGATTAGTTCGATCGTACACGCGTTCGAAAGTGCAAACAGGAAACGATAGGAAACATTTTCGTGTCGCTTGGAGGGCAGTTCGCGATTTGCAAACGCTTTGCATCGACTCGAGAGAAACTCGCGAGGAATAAGATACCGAACCGATAAGGAAGATGGAAATGCGGAATGCTCGAGTATGCACCACCGTACACCACCGAGTGCATTGTTCGATGCAATTCTATTCTCGGTGACAGGATGCTGCTAAAGGTGCATTAAAAATTCAGGAATGCGAAAGCTTCGAACGATGACGATGATTCCCTCGATTTGACGTGAAATTTTCTGTTAAGGATCTTTCTGATACGATATTAATGAATGTATGAAAGAGCAGATTGACGTATTATCAATGACACATAGCAatgcaattataatttttgtttttcaagAAAGAACATTGTTCGAGATATGATcgcaaattcgttaaatcgaTACCTTAAGGAAGACGCGTGGTTCAGAATGAAAAACGTCGataacaaaattgaaatgttcATCACGAGCGCAAATTTTATCGATGTTTCAGCATCGTTGAATCAAATATTATCGTTGAATGGGCCTTCGGTAAACGCGTCACGTAAATACCATTGGGTCCCATAAAAGAGAGTAACCGGAAGCTCCTTTACCTCGGCACTTCCCTTTCGTTTCTGCGATCCGTTGCCAAAATTTATCGTCAACAACAAGCAAAATAACAGACGAAATATCTACATATTAAAAATCGagacattttattaaatttaatcctCAAGAATAAGATATAAAAGTTCCaacaaaagtaaaaaataatgattgcTTCCGAGGTTACTTTTCTAATGTCCATTAGATAGTACGTAACGGAGTTTCTAAAGGGTTTAATAGCGGAAGTGGCCACGTTCGGTGAATTTTAATCAGCTTGCCAAAATTCATAGGCATCGTTTAATTGGCAACAGCGTACGATGATATTAACTCAATCAATGACTTGTATCGACGATTACGTACCATTTGTGGCATCCAACAAATGACGAACGATATTGATAGGACGGCCATCAATCTCGCGAACGCTCTTTCTTCAGCGGTGGTGACGACTTCCGTCGGTGGTCCTGCCACCGTCAGAAGTGGTTTCGCTCTTGAGGAGGATCTCGTTACGCGTCGTAAAGCACCAGCCTTGCGACTCAGTCTGCTAAGTGCTCTGGAAACGGCCAAATTGCACCAGACTATCGACAGACAGAGAATGGTACCTGCGATCCAAGAAGATAGTTgattatttcagaaaaattacatttttacaacgaaacaaaatataaggaaaaaaaaaaatgagtcATCTACAAATTCTGAATGGGTTAACAATTCCACTGTTCTATTCGTTTTGttagcttttttttttataccaGCTAATGCTCTTAAGATAATCAAGCGTTCGATCAAATGAGGTTTGGATAACGGAACGATGGCAAAATATTATCAGAGAAATGTATCGATCgcaataatgttattatatatatacatatgtatatactcACCGAAAACGAACCAAACGTAGGCGTAAGCTATGTCGGCTGGTTCGGTGGCTTCTCTGTATCGTACGCATTTTTCACCTTTGTAATATACACCAAAACCCAAAACTGGAAAGCTTGTCAGTGCTAAAGCTACCAGCCAAAGCACCAGCATGCAACGTACTATTACCGGATACGTCACCTGCTGGAGAACACATGGGTGTCACAGATTAGGTGGTACACGAATcagaaattggaaaaaaattaatgaacaaAAAGCTCCCATTTCTTTCAGAAAGTAACATAAAATATCTTCAATatctatttaaaatgaaattcctatcGTTGCATTATCTTCTATGCAATGAAACTTAAATAATACATTACTTTTGCCACGTGCCATACCTCGTTATACGAAATCGTATCAATCTATGTTCCACGACACGAAGTCAACGAACTTTGGTGGCAACGCGTGACGAAAAACAGTCGACGAATATTGATTCGGTTCTAATGGACCTCCAATGACTTTTACACGGCCAATGATTGccgaggaggagtcggatgtTGAAGCAAAAGACTCGTTGGTTATTTCGTAAACTTCGTCTCGCGCACTTTTCCAACGAAAGCTTAGCATGTTTTCCCTCGCGACTCTGGCGTATGCAAGCTAAAATAGGTGAACTCGGATCTACGTCAGATCGACTTTAGGGTTGCTCGACCCTGAAATATTATCTACGATACCTTCGATCTTTTTTTAGATATCTTAGGGACACGGTGAAAAAAATGCGGAAAAGGGATTCGCTTCGTTTCGTCATCGGATAGGCAATTTTCGTCTAGACTTTTGAAATCGAAACAATACCATTAGTCATTCACTGAATGGAATTCTAAATTTCTGTAAACATTGTATTTTGTATCTGATCctacattaattattattctgtTTATTAAATAAGGGATGAATCATTCGTAGAATTTATCGTCCAAGTCTCAAgtggaataaaaatattttatttaaatttgaaggtttcagaaaaatatttaattgaacaTAGTAGCAGAGAATGATTTATTAGTGAAGTTTTCAAGTGCTGTATTAATCAATAAAACGTTCTGGCACGTGGcaacttgaaatatttaattcctGTACTCGAGGGAGTTTTTATTTACAATCCAGTCGAATTTTATTGGGATATCAAGGTTTTCCCATTACTTTGAATTACTTGGATATCCGTAActacaaatttcaaatttaataaataataaaacaccCCTTCGACGATCTTTTAGAAGTCAAAAAAATTTGATACTTTTTTCTATTGAAGACGAATAAAGGTAGGCAGGGATATTCTGTACAAAACTTGTATCGCTCAAGTGTCACGAAATCGTGATCCttataaaacgaaaaaaaagaaatgaaaccaTTGCCATTGGGGCTTCGTGATCCGTTGCGGAGGCGGCTAAGTGCTTTCAAGGGGAAAATGAGCGAAGGTTCCTTTATAAGAAACAGTGGAAGACTCACGTACTTAGAGAAAGTGGAGAAAATTAAAGAGggtgtaataaaaaagaaccCTAATTTCTCGAACATTGTACTCTACCTTTAAAGGAGATCTGTTCCCTGAAGTATTTCGTGATTTTCTGAACAATCATGTTGAATGCCTTAGGGGCTCATCAGTGATTGACACTctgaatttaatataatccaATAATTGgagaaaataattcataatttgAGTGCAAATTACTCTACTATTTCCCTACGTCATTTAACGTGTTAGAGACGATGCATCtttaatatttgttaaatGGATCAAAGAGTAGGAGGAGCTCGTAACCCGTGAACTTGAACTGTCAATTCAAGCTGACACATCACGTCAGACCATTCGAAAGCACTGCTGCTGAATGCTCTAAAGAAATTTAAGAACCTTGAATCTGAGAGACGGCGAGTCGCTGTCCGCTGTTGCTCTTTTTATCAAAGAAAACGTTGTTTTAACGGAAACGAAGTCAGAACAGCTTGACTTCAAATGCATCAACCATGAAGTCCCAAAgatagtataataaatttttttgcaataaaatacTCCAGGAATAAAGGACCTGATGAATGATAAAATTATGACAAATTATTTCCTGCgacttttctcttttattgtctattaactttttattaatGTCACACTTTATTATTTCAGGGACGCTTTTGTGTTAGTTTCATCGATCGAGTAATATCAGCCATTAAAGTAGCTAATTAAACTCTCTTTACGAAGAAGCTGTTATTAGGAAATAATATTCGCGATCGATTGCGATTATCGAAGACAATGTGATGTAAAATTACGACAATGACGTCAATGGATCTTGTGCCAGATACAATTCAGCAATGCAATTAGTTCAATATCAATCGTTTTCACTTTAAAGATGACGGTAATGTGATCTACCTATGAAGACCTTTCATAGTTAAGTTTCAAACTTCAATTTCAGTGCATGGAACGCTTCAGATCTATCCATAGATTCTCTTTAAGCTTTCAAGGAACCCTTAATTTCGTTTGGGAAAATCAATTCGCGAGGCGGTCTAAGAATTTTAAGAGGTTCCTCTTACGCAACGTTAGAAGTGGTTTCTCTATGATACTATTTCGATATTAGGAGGCCAAAAAGGAAGCATCGAGTCCGTTTATTCGCGAAAGTACATTCTCAGTTCATGAATCACTCAAGCGCGTCGTTTTCGCGCTTCCGTCGCGAATAAGGTGGTAGCTACTCATCCTCACTTCCTCCACGAGGATACGCTTTGCGTAAAACCTTGCAGAGATAATTTTACACGTTCCCTGAGTCGTTGATCCAATTTACTTTGGCCGCGATTCACCCGTTTTTCGATCGAAGGCATCGTGAAAGTGTCGTCGCGATTGGATCGTTAGAAGTGCAAGTACTCGCGTCTACACGCCTACTAATCCGCGTTTGTCGGCTTTGTAATCTTTTCTCCAGCTCTACGTTTCGTCTTTGAGCTGGTCAGCCTTGGTCGAATGCACGTAAATCCCGTCGTGTCAGAAATTTATGGTGTACGTAGATTCCCTAGGGAGTTGCTAACGAGAAGCTTTGGATTTTCGCTGCCCTACTGCTCTCCAATTTGCTTTGAATCGATTGACTGATTGCGCTCTATTTTTGCGCTTGCTTCGATCGTTACCAGGAAATACGCGAATTAAATTGAACTCTGTCATTGAATCGCGTGTGGTCATTTTTCATCTGCTGATATTATGCaatacgaagaaaaaaaattgtattttaatgaCATGTAATTTAACCATGTCGTCCCTTATCATATCAAGCcctataattaagaatttgaCGGAAACATTGTACGTGAGTAGATACACGTATCATAAGTAAAAGTTGGACCTTCATTGTAAGAGCACCGGTGCAGAAACTGGTGAGAAGCATCTGGCCCAGTGTGATTTACATTAATTTCACTGGCCTTGTATCGCTACCTCTTAAAACTCGGAACATTCATTTAGTGCTTTGAAATTTGGCATTGAGAATCATAGATGCTTACTGCTAtttatcttcttttatttcagaAGTTGGTAAAACTACATAATATTATACCAAAGTATTCTTAATAGGACGACAGACTATGTAGaaagccccaattttaatttaattttgtatttcatgttattttcattttctacatttttcaGTGTTTCTTTAATCCAACAGTGTTTACGTTCAAGGGTTACTACTTTGAGAATCTAAATTTATATATAGaatctatttttaaattttacatataactgttatgcaaattattattcaatcaAGCTATTCGAATGACCGATGATTTAAAGGAGTGTAGGTTCGATGCGTAGCCATATTTGGGTCACAATATGGGTCACGCACTTTTCCTCGCGACACAATGGGTACAATTGTATTCAACACCTATTAAACACGCGTATGCTACTCCTACTAGGTCGTCccataaatataataaaataaatcttgtGCAAGCCTAATCGCTGTTTGGGAAATGTATGATGAAGGATGTAAACGAAACGTGGCACGAACTCATGGGATGATCAAATAAATCGTTTTTTATATAATCGAAAGCAGTTCTATAATCGTGTTGGATAATTAGGCGCGATGCCGTTGATCACGTAGCTTCTTTTTCTTGGAAATAGTGTGAGATTTTTTGGAGCTATCGCGTGTTATCACTATCGCGAGAATTTCGAGGTACACGCGCTTGTTTCCATGACCCATGACCCTTCGTAATCATGATCCTCTGAATCACGCAGAAAACGTGGATCTCTATCTATTGAAGATTGCCAAATTCATGACAATGCTTTGAAAGATTTACCAAACGCAGCTTTACGGAAAAGATAGCGAAACGGAAGCGGGTTGTTGAATCATATTGAGGCGATGCATGTTTTGATGCCggtttaaataattgtttccGCCGCGTCTTAAAAGGCGGCAAATTGGTATAAACGAATCATTGTTTTTGTCTGAACGATGAAGTTAATATTCGCGTGCCGTTCGTCCGATACTGCAATCACGAGATTCGCAAGAATGTCAATGCGAAGGTCCTTTCTATCAATGATTCCGTTGGCGAAACACGCGCCATCCGAATGCTCGATAATTTCCGATAAAAAGAGCTAATCATGTCATTATATCCAAGAAAGGCGATACTTTAAATGATTTTGCAGTTTTACTTCTTTTATCAAAGAGCTGCAATAATGTTGCACATTATCTGGATTgcattttgttatttaacaCTTAATAATAAGATGGATTAATTATACCagaatctattttttttttaagctCCCATGTTTTCGTGGTAGCGATGGGTTCGATGACCCAAGGTCTAAAACAAACAAACGTAAACACTTCCCTAAGATGTTGAAAGAGCAACGTACTCTAGTATCAATAGAACGTTAAATAGTCATTTTCAAGCGGTGTTCCACACTGCTTCTAGTTAAAAAAATGGGTCAGGTCTGCACGCAGTGTACAGCCCATGTAACGTGACCCTTATCACGTACAGATAAAAACCTATGGAGATCATTCCATTGAGTTAATATCTTcttttcctactatttatctCTTCGGCCCACAAAGCTTCGGACCAACCTTACGAACAAAGGGCCCTGGTAGCTTTTATAACGCTTATAGAACATTGAATCTAATTGATGTTCTCGAAAATTTATCATCCTACAAATTTGTATACGGATGTTAATAATCGAACATCTTATCTCCCCTGCAACTCATTAAAATGCACTCTATTTACATATAACATCAACAGAAACTCTGTCTACCTAAACCATTTTGCATAATTATGCTCTATTAAATGACTTAACAAAACTTTAATTAGTTATTAATTAGTCATGCTTCCAGCAGGTTTGCGTGATAGAAACTTAATCTCAGGTTCTATGCTTCTAAGGATAAGAAAGTTGGACTTGAGTTTCTTTAAGGGTTCTGCGATAAAGCTCTAATCAATACGAAAGACACCGTTGTTTGGACCTTTAAGAAGGTTTATCAAGGATCTTGACTTACTTTCTGATAAACGAAGGGTCTGGTCAAGGCTAGCCACCTTTCCGCAGCCATCACAATAGCGACACAACCACTGAATAAGCCAAATAGCCTCCACACCACGCGAAGGGAGCAAAATCCTCTCGTAGACATCACGCTGCCAACATAAATCGTGATATACATCTGAACCAACATCCCTAACAAAGCAACCAGATCGTTGATCGCCAGGCAAC
This genomic interval carries:
- the LOC114874866 gene encoding prostaglandin E2 receptor EP3 subtype isoform X2 gives rise to the protein MSLTSTEDWNETLSMMVLNSTMMVSSVTANSTKRHVTFATQVVLTLVYMTGVIGNISALVILFHRDKRRNRKHLLMLRCLAINDLVALLGMLVQMYITIYVGSVMSTRGFCSLRVVWRLFGLFSGCVAIVMAAERWLALTRPFVYQKVTYPVIVRCMLVLWLVALALTSFPVLGFGVYYKGEKCVRYREATEPADIAYAYVWFVFGTILCLSIVWCNLAVSRALSRLSRKAGALRRVTRSSSRAKPLLTVAGPPTEVVTTAEERAFARLMAVLSISFVICWMPQMISIPLAQFSMQLPQKAMLARKLIRMFHVAADILLCIHFTLDPYIYVLLRMSRPRFRILKPFCKICWPARSRSNSFNGTTDHQGSSGDPSTPITEAPSTPVSEERDPQLVAVSV
- the LOC114874866 gene encoding prostaglandin E2 receptor EP3 subtype isoform X1 translates to MSLTSTEDWNETLSMMVLNSTMMVSSVTANSTKRHVTFATQVVLTLVYMTGVIGNISALVILFHRDKRRNRKHLLMLRCLAINDLVALLGMLVQMYITIYVGSVMSTRGFCSLRVVWRLFGLFSGCVAIVMAAERWLALTRPFVYQKQVTYPVIVRCMLVLWLVALALTSFPVLGFGVYYKGEKCVRYREATEPADIAYAYVWFVFGTILCLSIVWCNLAVSRALSRLSRKAGALRRVTRSSSRAKPLLTVAGPPTEVVTTAEERAFARLMAVLSISFVICWMPQMISIPLAQFSMQLPQKAMLARKLIRMFHVAADILLCIHFTLDPYIYVLLRMSRPRFRILKPFCKICWPARSRSNSFNGTTDHQGSSGDPSTPITEAPSTPVSEERDPQLVAVSV